The Callospermophilus lateralis isolate mCalLat2 chromosome X, mCalLat2.hap1, whole genome shotgun sequence genome contains the following window.
GGCCATGGATCGCAAAGATCAGTATTGTGGCCCTACATACTATGGCCTAGGGATGTGTGAGGTAGATATGAATGTTGAAGATCAGCAAGGTGTAGCAGTGGAAGCCGCAAGGGCAGGAGCAGCCGGAAGTGGCCACTTTGGTGAAGACGTAGGCTTCTTCGACAACAAGAAGCACGAGAGTGGCATGATCCAAGAAGGCGATGTAGGCCTCATCCGCCATGGCAGTAGCCTGGAGCCCCAGGAACAGGCGCAGTCTGCAGAGAGGGAAGAATTGGCTCCAGTGGTTCCACTGCCTCGGCGCAGGCGTCCTCGAATCCAATACAAGTTCTCACAATGGCAGGTGGAGGAACTGGAGAGTGTTTTCCAAGTTACTCAGTATCCTGATGTGGTCAGCAGGTAAGTGACTGGCTCTGGGAGGGGGGTCATTCTCCAGGACTTCAGGTTCTTTGGGGGATAACTTTCCTTTGTCCTGGCCCCCGTCCTGCCCTGCCCCTCTTAAGCACGGGTCTTCACCTGCCTTTCTGCTCTGTGGGGTTTGCCTTGTGGGAATCGGGTCAACATTTTCATGTGGTACTAACATGAATTAAGTCTGGAAATCAGTTGTTAGCTGGTCGTTGCTTTGTTTCAAAGTTGtaataaaaaacacaaaacatgAAATTTATTATCTAAACCACTTTTGACGTGTGGATCTAAGCAGTGTTAAGTATTTACATGTTGTGGTGGGACAGAACCCCCAAAACATCTTAATCTGGCTGaaatgaaactctaaatccattaaACAACTTCCTTTCCCTACCCTCTCGTCCTGATCAGGGCCCAGTACCAGTATTCTACTTTTTTAACCCATCGATCACTCTGGGTGCTTCGTATAAGTGAGATCCTATGGTATTTGTCTCTTGGTGATTGCCTTATATCTTTTTGTGTAATGTCCTTaaggtttatccatgttgtagcatgtgttaGCCTCATATctgaggctgaataatattccagtaTATGGAACTATCAAAACTGTTTTGAAAAATTCCTTAccaaatatataattttcaaatattttcttccattgtgTGGTTGCCTTTTCACTCTCTTGATTAtgtattttgatttgtttttacttttgataTAGTCCacttgatttttcttttattgtctGTGCTAGAGGTCTGCTTTtgtaaatgaaattttatttgaatcaGGATCAGGAGAATGACTTACTATCATGCAACTTCAGTGCTATAGCCTTCCTGTACTTAAAATTTATATAACTTGTTCCTCATAGATTTttgcattaatttttatttttttaacatgggAAAGTTATCTGTTTGGACTACTGAACAGTTATTatcacctttatttgtttatttattttttggtggtgctggggtttgaacccagggtcttgtgcatgcaaggcaaacactctatcaattgagctacatctccagcccacctttaatttttttgatgaggtaaaaccatttcttttttggtggggggtactggggattgaactcaggggccctcaaccactaatccacaaccccagccctatttcgtattttatttagacacagggtctcactgagttgcctagtgtcTCCGGgtggctaaggctggctttgaatttgcaatcctcccttATGGTCTCAGCCTCCcctgccactgggattataggcatgtgccactgtgccccgcTAAGGTCAAACCATTTCTAAAGTGAGACTTTTCCAGATAATTACAGAAAAGTATGCTTGGGTAGTTGTGAGGTGAGATTGTAAATTTCAAACAAGCACAGAatgtatattatattttatttcatccaCAACACCCAATGCTAAACATCTGTGGTTTTCTCTCCATAGAAGGGAGCTGGCAAGACGTGTTTATGTGGCTGAAACCAAAGTGCAGGTCAGTAAGTCTGAAAACAGCAATTTGTCTGAACAGTCATTTGAAAACCTACTTTAGGGCATACACAGCTTTGTGCTAGAAAATTTCAAGTTagtgttttttattgttttattgtccTTTTTACATTTGCAAACAAGTTTTGAATTTTGGTGGAAAATGAAGTGAGTAAACTCCAACTTGTTGTTCTTTCCCATTgccaaagagaaaataatttcctaaaggaaaaaaaacaaaacaattctaTGTACAatgttaaatatatacatatgcatctgaataattataaaaatatataatacagaGATATATTCAATAAATAAAGTTCAATTCCTTCTACCATGGATATCTTTTAAACTGCACTTCTGTGCTGATTCACATTTGGGCTCAGATTGCCTTGGAAGTATTCACATTGATGCAGGGAGGAGAAAGTTTTTAAGATGTTTGAATTGTactaatttgttttgttttgttttaatactaaagattgaacccaggggagctttaccactgagctacagcctgagccctttctattttttttttttttaattttcagacaaggtctcattaagttgccaaaactagatggcacatgcctgtaatcccagtgatttgggaggctgaggcaggaggatagtgagttcaaagccagcctcagcaatttagcgaagccctaagcaactcagcaagaccctctctctaaataaaatataaaaagtgctgggaatgtggcttagtggttaaatgcccctggattcaatccctagtactataaaaaagaaaaaaaaaagttgctgaagctggccttgaatttgcaatcgtgCCTGagtttcccaagtcactgggattatagatgtgcaccactaTACCATGTTTGTACTAAGTTATTTAAACCAAGCATAAGAACTTAACTAAATGAGTGAATTTCTACATATCGGGATGAAGGGGAATAATTCACCCATAGAACATATTCTGTGAGTAACTAATATATGATTAGTTAAACTGAGACTGATATGACCTGAAAAGCACAAGTACCTGGTGCTCTCTCCTATCCAGGGCCCTGGCCTTCACCTCTTGAACAAAAAAGTCACTGGGGTTTTCACCTGCCTTTGGACTGCAGGTTGGGGGGCTGCCTTGTAGAGATCAGGGTCAATATTTTCCCTGCAGTATTAATGTAAATCAAGTCTTAGTCAGTTTAGAGTAAGGTAATAGCGAGTGACAGCCTTTAATTATAATTTGCCAGGATACTGtgatgtgtccacctaaaaacatTGCCAAAACATATTAACATTATAGTTGGAATATACATGAATGGAATATAACAGATATTTTCAAAAGCTTTGGAAATTTATCTACAGAGTGAAACCAGCAAAAAGAATAATATTGAATTAATTTCACTTAAGCCAAGATGGATGAAAGGGTTAGAAAAATTTATCTGGGATCAAAATACCCCTTGAAGATTCCACATTAAATGCATATATAAGTCTTCTCTTGAATACTTTCTGAcatggaaagatttatttttctattttggttGTTCTATTTTTAAGAGTTGGGTTTTATGAAATAGGCATGTGTTTGGGGTATGGCCTTCTTTTCAGGGTGATAACTACCTGTATTAATTACAGATTTTTCATTCGTTTAGTCAGTGATGACTAAAATATAGTCAGGTCATGAGAATAAACAATGACTGCCCAAGTCCAAAATCCAAAATGATGaattcaaaacaacaacaacaaaggaaaGAAATATCAGGATGACCTTAATATTATTATTACCTTTGTTGCAGCGTGCATGTGTGAGTGCAGTGATGGAAACAGGCTGTGGACATGATGGTAGGTGCCCAGAACAGTAGCTCCACAAAGCAAGCCACTGAGCACTGGTGTACTAATGCCACATGGCAGGCTCCACATTCAAGCCTGGTTCAGGTGGGAGAAGTTGGGAAGCGGTTGGGAGTGTTTTGTAGGGTGGTAAGGCAAAGTCAGAAGAAGAGAAAATCTGAAGGTATGGTGAGTTGCTTTTGCCCTCGCTGGGTCACATATCTCACCTCTATGGAGTTCTAAAGGGAACTTGAGCCACaggagacaaatgaggggaaaaacccagatgttctcatctacatccaAAATCTGCAGAGAGAATTTCCCAAGAAACATAACATACAATTTCTCCATATCTTTTGCATATATAATAGAAGTGTTTTAGGAAACCAGTCTTGGGAATACACACTTAATCTCAGCTCACACAATTACCCCATTGTAACCTTTATGTTTATGTAGACTTGAAGGATGGGACCTTTTGGATCCCCCTCAGCCTGAGCTTTCTTACACTTGCCTTCTTTAAATTATATATTCATGTAGCTGAAGGAGGTGTGAGGGCAGGGAGGCCATTTGTGTTATTTACATTTGCAGTGGAAGAACTTACCAAAGAATTAAATACAATGGAAAACTCATCAAGTAGGAGACTGAGAGGATAATGACACCTGACAGAATGttttccttttgcattttaatattTGCAATTATGATTGCAGCTTTTTGCCTTAGGAATGAGGGACAGCTCTTGCATATCTTGGTTGAACATGGGGCTTAGGGGGCCCCTTCATGCTGGGCAATAGCACCACTGTCCAGGATCTGGGAACTGTAGCTGAAACTGTGAGCTGATTTCGTCCCGTTTCCAGAGAGGTTTGGAGGCTGTGGCAGGTTGCTGGGGGCAAGACTGACATTGGCTTGTGTTGCTCTCAAGTCCCTTAACCTTGTCAAAGCAGTGACTGGTCCTCCCTTGCAGATACTCCTTCAGTTCTCAAAAGGTTTCAGAGGTAAATGATCCAGGGGACACCCTGAAGGGAACCCTCTGCCAAAGGTCTCACACACCCCTTCCTATTGAATATTGACTTCACACTAGGATGGGTTTTTCAACAGGGAGGGGTATTCCAACATCCccacaaacagagtgaaactatccCTAGTGAGGAAACAGGAGGCAGCTGCATGGCCCATGGACAGCTGTCAGGATACAGACTGCTTTATCAGTGGTTAGCAGGTGCAGGGTTAGCATGAGGGACCAGGAGCCACTCACAAGATAGACCTGCATCCAAACCTGCAAGAAACCAGTAGAGAACATTAGAAttggaaggagaaaaataaagaactcAGCCTCTTCCAGAGCAGGGCACAGAGTTGGTGCTCACTAAGGATGAGCTGAAGGAGGGGGTAGGATGTTTAGTCTCCTGAGGTGGTTTTGTTTGTGGTGCCAGGGGTGGAACCCAGGTCCTCCTGCACTCTAGGCAAGTGGCCCCCTCCTGAGCTACAGCCAGGCCCCCTGAGGTATTTGAGCAATAAGAAAATAGATTCTggtgggctagggatgtagctcaggggtaagagttcttgcctagcatgtgtgaggcactgggttcaattctccgcactacataaaaataaataaaataaaggtattgtgtccgtctgcaactaaaaaatgtttttaaaaaatagcttctGGTGACAGGATATCACTCAGTGATAATCCTTCCTTGCCTAGGAGGTGTGAGGCCTGGAGTTCCATTACCAGTACTGCAAAATTCCAAAGCACCAGAAACAAAAAAGCTTCTGCTGTGCAATTTAAAAATCCAAGTGACCTATAGGGCTGCATGATATGTTTTTTACCATTATGACATTAACTTCAGTATACTAAACCAGTCCCTTTTTTCCTTCTGATCCTAGGCTTGGTTTAAGTATAGGAGAGCCAAGCATAGGAAAACTCTGAGGGAAACCTCCCTGAGAAATGCACCTCATCCTACCCAGGACGATGATGATGCCATGATGGAGGGGCCCTAGACTGCCATCCTTCTTCAGGAACCAGATTGTTGATGTGTTTATCTGTTGTCACTGACATATGGGCTACTGTTGATGCCCACAATGCACTTATTTCCTGAGCACATAATATTGGCAATAAAGAAGTGAATTATcaatatatttgttttatatgcAAAATGTGATGTAATTTTTTTCCAGGAGGGACATTTTAACATAATAATGAGCTCTGCTTTCCTGAGGTGACATGCCTGGGTCACCATCAGTAGGCCCTGCACTTCACCTTTTCCCAAGTTTCATGGGGGTCCACACTGACCCATACATTCATCTATGTTCCCTCTCCCATCATGCCATTGTCACCCCTACTCTGCCCTTTGGGACCCATACATGTGCAAGGAGGGGCAGGCCAAGTCTCTAGCAAGAGAACAGTGTGTCTTCACGGAAGGCCAAGTTCCAGCCATGCTGACGAGTTCACTGTGAATCCTGGCCTGAGAAATTCCCTAAAGGGCAACTCACACGATTTATGGGAAGACGGCAACTGAACATTCATGTTGTTAGCTCCAAACTGTTCACtgccctccatttttgtggtgcacGTGGCCACTAGCAGCTATTGCCTAGATGTCCTGCTGCTCCAAAGAAACCGCAATACCATCAAAGCCAAAGTGTTGAATAAACTCTTAGGAAAGCAGGGTGATAGCTGGAAAGCCTTCATTATGCCAAGTAGCATACAAAAGACTCCCCTGGAAGGACAttattttttaactatttttcCTAACTATTTACTAATAAGTAGACATAAAAGGGGGACTCCTTGtgcatatttgtatatgcacataattGATCAATTTCCTTCCATAGAACCTTCCTTTTCCCTTCACTCCTCCTGAACCCTCATCAAGTAGCTCTACTCTACCCCCACTTCTAATATTATTATTTCAAAAGTGcattttaggggctgggattgtggctcagcagtagagtgcttgcctaccatgggtgggacctgggtttgatcctcagcaccacataaaaaaataaaaatgcattgtgttgtgtccatctacaccaaaaaattaatatttaaaaagtgcATCTTAACTATATGTgcattacatatataaatatatgtacattttgaatgtaaatgtaaatatatttaacatatttgattatatttaaatatatgttcatatatattGTGGAATATTCCAATGTGGACATTGCATGATTTgtgagatttttttcccattgggAACTACATTTAGTAGTATTTCACAAACAAAGGGACACTGTTCTCAAGTTCTGAGGTTTCCCAGACCCCCTGAGGTACTGAAGAGGGCTTCCCCA
Protein-coding sequences here:
- the LOC143638654 gene encoding rhox homeobox family member 1-like; amino-acid sequence: MLQIEEELQAVTPAVFPECTAVVEARGFFLATTAMDRKDQYCGPTYYGLGMCEVDMNVEDQQGVAVEAARAGAAGSGHFGEDVGFFDNKKHESGMIQEGDVGLIRHGSSLEPQEQAQSAEREELAPVVPLPRRRRPRIQYKFSQWQVEELESVFQVTQYPDVVSRRELARRVYVAETKVQAWFKYRRAKHRKTLRETSLRNAPHPTQDDDDAMMEGP